In one window of uncultured Acetobacteroides sp. DNA:
- a CDS encoding DUF4982 domain-containing protein, whose product MRRSLIFALLLLAYGSALHAQTAVKELSVWKFYRGDNTAALQANFDDSHWETVSIPHDWAIYGPFDKEVDKQVVKIEQNNEKVATEKTGRTGALPFVGVGWYRTSLDLPEFGSDKQALICFDGAMSNAEVFVNGKKVGNRPYGYSYFYFDISDYIQAGKKNVIAVRLENQPFSSRWYPGAGLYRKVRVIVKNKECFKHWGNTITTPSVSDNIARVNIRSQVQGENLTVKATIRDAKGNAVAEKVSSERFGDAIEQSIAVTNPSLWCPETPQLYTAELKLYQNNMLKDSEVVRFGIRQIKYSAAKGFELNGKVTKFKGVCLHHDLGPIGTAVNRAALKRQLTILKDMGCNAIRSSHNMPSIEQLELCDEMGFLFLAESFDEWKKPKVQNGYNLYFDEWAEKDVENLVRATRNHPCIVMWSAGNEVPDQWGSDGVKRLRWLQDIFHREDPTRPVTVGMDQVKAVMESGFGATLDIPGLNYRVHLYDEAYQKFPQGILLGSETASTVSSRGVYKFPVVAVPDKSYPDHQCSSYDLEYCGWSNIPEDDFIQQDDKPWVIGEFVWTGFDYLGEPTPYDSYWPSRSSYFGICDLAGLPKDRYYLYRSRWNTKDTTLHVLPHWNWEGREGQTTPVFVYTSYSSAELFVNGKSQGVQRKNTQSKLNRYRLMWMDVKYEPGTLKVVAYDDRGKPAAEETVVTAGKPHHIKLEADRQTITANGEDLCYVAATIVDKQGNPCPNASNRLHFTVKGNGKYRAACNGDATSLEVFHKPTMKAFNGKLVVLVQSSTQAGNIELTVSGDDLKGEKLAISSLKE is encoded by the coding sequence ATGAGACGAAGTCTTATTTTCGCGCTACTGCTTCTAGCCTACGGCTCGGCGTTGCATGCGCAAACGGCGGTTAAGGAGCTAAGCGTGTGGAAATTTTACCGAGGAGACAATACCGCTGCCCTACAAGCCAACTTTGACGACTCGCACTGGGAAACAGTAAGTATCCCCCACGATTGGGCCATTTACGGTCCCTTTGATAAGGAGGTCGACAAGCAGGTTGTCAAGATAGAGCAGAACAACGAGAAGGTGGCTACGGAAAAAACGGGACGAACGGGAGCATTGCCCTTCGTAGGGGTGGGCTGGTACCGAACCTCGCTGGATTTGCCCGAATTTGGTAGCGACAAACAGGCTTTGATCTGCTTTGATGGCGCCATGAGCAATGCCGAGGTGTTTGTAAATGGCAAGAAAGTAGGGAATAGGCCTTACGGCTACAGCTACTTCTACTTCGATATCTCCGACTACATTCAGGCAGGCAAAAAGAACGTAATTGCAGTCCGCCTCGAGAACCAACCCTTTTCATCGCGGTGGTATCCGGGCGCAGGATTGTACCGAAAGGTTCGAGTAATCGTTAAGAACAAAGAATGCTTTAAGCATTGGGGAAACACGATCACCACACCATCCGTTTCCGACAACATCGCCAGGGTAAACATCCGCTCGCAGGTTCAGGGCGAAAACCTTACGGTAAAAGCAACCATCAGGGATGCCAAGGGCAACGCAGTAGCCGAAAAGGTTTCGTCGGAAAGATTCGGCGACGCAATAGAGCAGAGCATTGCCGTTACCAATCCCAGCCTATGGTGCCCCGAAACGCCCCAACTGTACACGGCCGAGCTAAAGCTCTACCAGAATAATATGCTAAAAGACTCGGAGGTTGTCCGATTCGGAATACGCCAGATCAAATACAGCGCCGCTAAGGGGTTTGAGCTTAACGGTAAGGTAACAAAGTTCAAGGGGGTGTGCCTGCATCACGACTTAGGGCCCATTGGCACGGCAGTTAACCGGGCGGCCCTCAAGCGTCAGCTAACCATCCTGAAGGATATGGGCTGCAACGCCATCCGCTCGTCGCACAACATGCCCTCCATCGAGCAGCTGGAGCTGTGCGACGAAATGGGCTTCCTGTTCCTAGCCGAAAGCTTCGACGAATGGAAGAAGCCCAAGGTGCAAAATGGCTACAACCTGTACTTCGACGAGTGGGCCGAAAAGGATGTGGAAAACCTGGTTCGCGCCACCAGAAATCACCCCTGCATTGTAATGTGGAGCGCCGGAAACGAGGTGCCAGACCAATGGGGCAGCGACGGAGTAAAAAGGTTGAGATGGCTTCAGGATATTTTCCATCGCGAAGACCCAACTAGACCCGTAACCGTGGGTATGGATCAGGTTAAGGCGGTAATGGAAAGCGGCTTTGGCGCTACCCTAGATATCCCTGGCCTAAACTACCGCGTGCACCTCTACGATGAGGCCTACCAGAAGTTCCCTCAGGGAATCCTCCTAGGATCTGAAACAGCATCGACGGTAAGCTCGAGAGGAGTCTACAAATTTCCGGTTGTAGCGGTACCCGATAAGTCCTACCCCGACCACCAGTGCTCCTCCTACGACCTTGAATACTGCGGATGGTCGAATATCCCAGAAGATGACTTCATCCAACAGGATGATAAGCCCTGGGTTATCGGCGAATTTGTGTGGACGGGCTTCGACTACCTGGGCGAGCCAACTCCCTACGATAGCTATTGGCCTTCGCGCAGCTCCTACTTTGGCATCTGCGACCTTGCAGGCCTACCCAAGGATAGGTACTACCTATACCGTAGCCGTTGGAACACAAAAGATACGACTTTACACGTTCTTCCCCACTGGAACTGGGAAGGACGCGAGGGGCAGACGACACCAGTCTTCGTATACACCAGCTACAGCAGCGCCGAGCTCTTTGTTAACGGGAAAAGTCAGGGTGTACAACGGAAAAATACCCAATCGAAGCTAAACCGTTACCGGTTGATGTGGATGGATGTGAAGTACGAGCCCGGAACGCTAAAGGTTGTGGCCTACGACGATCGGGGAAAGCCAGCCGCCGAAGAGACAGTGGTAACAGCAGGCAAACCCCATCACATTAAGCTCGAGGCCGACAGGCAAACCATCACCGCAAATGGCGAAGACCTGTGCTACGTAGCTGCTACCATTGTCGACAAGCAGGGTAACCCTTGCCCCAACGCCTCCAACAGGCTACACTTTACGGTGAAGGGCAACGGCAAGTACAGGGCCGCCTGCAATGGCGATGCAACCTCGTTGGAGGTGTTCCACAAGCCTACCATGAAGGCCTTTAACGGCAAGCTGGTTGTCCTGGTTCAATCGTCGACCCAAG